The Pukyongia salina genome segment CTTTGAGGTCTACACTCCTAACCCCGTTATTGGCTGCGCGTACATCTTTGTTATCAAAATTGAGAAACTCGTTACCACCCCAAAAAGACGATTCCTGATCGTAGCGATAGATCAATTCTGTTCCTATGGTATATTGAGGTTTGAGGTCTGTGATGGCAGTTTTAAGATTGTTGTTCTGCATGACCAGTACATGTACATTTTGCTTCGGATTGATAAGCTGAAGGGTGGGAGAGTTGATACTAAATTGCACCGACTGTTTTTCCTGTATATAGTTCAGGTCCCTGGATCGTTTCACAGCCACACTAACTCCAACGATGTTTTCGAGTACCATGAATTTTCGTGAAAACACAAGTTCCGAATCGTCATTATAAATGCTTATGAGGTAGTTTCCACTTTTGGTTATCGCTCTCGTTTCCCTGTTGGGGATATTAAGATAGTAATGAGAGAAGATCTGAAGGGTATTAAGTGAATTTTCATAGGTTTCTATACGCACGTCGTCGAAACCGTTAAGGAACTCACCTTTGGAAAGATCACTTTCGGTCCAGTCGAAATTATGATGGGTAATTACATAGTAATAATCTTCTTCGTCACCATTTAGCGCGTCGAAAGATAATTGCAGTCTCTCACCAAGGCGGATGACGGGTAGCTGACTCTGAGATGTACTTCCTTTAAACTGGACGGTTCTAATATAGTGAGGAGGAGGGATCTCAATCGCTTGTCCAAACAAGGGAGCGCCAAGTGTTAAAAATAAGATGATGGTTAATGATATTTTACCCATGAAATGCGGTTTAGAGGCTAAAGATAAACAAATTTTATGCCTTAAATTAAGTCGAAAACGTTTGCGGTTTACATAACAAAAAATTATTTCCATTTATTGCGCGATGCGACTTTTAATTCATAAATTTGCACACCCGAAAAAAGCGTTCGGGCCTTAAAAGAAATTTAACACGACTGTCCTATGTCAAAAGACATTAAGATTAAAAAAGGTCTTAACATTCGATTAAAAGGCGAAGCCGAAAAAACCCTTTCTAACGCTCCACGTTCTCGTACTTTCGCCATCAGACCCTCCGACTTTCATCTTATTACTCCAAAAATGGTTGTTAAAGAAGGCGCAAAATTGCAGGCCGGAGACACCATTTTTTACTCAAAAGATAACGAGCCCATAAAATTTGTTTCTCCTGTAAGCGGTACACTTACGGCGATTGAAAGAGGGCCAAAACGAGTTATTACCCGTTTGTTGATAGAAGGAGATCAGCAGGATACATTCAAGGATTTTGGGAAACTGGATCCGGGAGCTTCCTCTGCCGAGGTGATCAGGGAATTGTTATTGAGCGCAGGCTGCTGGCCCTTTATAAAACAACGTCCTTACGACGTTGTGGCCAGGCCAGACTCACAGCCAAAGGCGATATTTGTTTCGGGCTATTCTACGGCTCCTCTTGCGGCCGATCTGGATTTTACCCTGAAGGGTAAAGAGAACGAACTTCAGGCGGCACTTACCGCCCTTTCGAAACTTACCGAAGGGGTAGTACATGTTTGTGTTGGGAGTAATGATTCGCCTCTTGCCGGAATGAAGGATGTTACCTTGCACCATATTAAAGGACCACATCCGGCTGGGAACGTGGGAACACAGATCGCAAAGATCGATCCTGTTAACAAAGGTGAAATTGTATGGACAGTAGCTGCACAGGACCTGGTGATCATTGGAGAATTACTCTTAACCGGAAAGTTTAATGCAGAACGGGTAATTGCCCTGGCAGGTTCATCGGTAAAATCCCCAAAATATTACCGAACACGAATTGGCTCTGAGGTTTCTACCTTTGTGTACGATTCGGGATTGGAGGAAGAGAATGTGAGAGTGATTAGCGGGGATGTACTAACAGGTACCGCCATCTCACCAAAAGGACACCTTGGGTTTTACAACAACACAGTAACGATCATCCCCGAAGGAGATGACTACGAATTCTTCGGTTGGAACAAACCCGTATTTAACAAGATATCACCATCCAGAGCATTGACCTTCTCCTGGATGTTTCCGAAGAAAAAATTTGAATTGAACACCAATACCAACGGCGAGCATCGTGCTTTTGTAGTAACCGGAAATTACGAGGAAGTATTTCCATTGGATATATATCCTTTACAGATTTTGAAGGCATGTATGGTTCAGGACCTGGATCAGATGGAAGCATTAGGGATGTACGAAGTTGCACCCGAAGACTTCTCATTAACAGAGTTTATTTGTGTTTCAAAACAACCACATCAGGAGATCATTAGAAAAGGTCTGGATTTAATGTATAAAGAAATTGGATAACGCTATGGGATTGAAGCAAAAATTACATAGGCTTAAAGAAAAATACAAGGGTACCAAAATGGCACCTGCTTTTAATGCACTACATACCTTTTTGTATCTGCCTAACGAAACTACACATGGCGGTACGCATGTAAAAGCAGCAGACGACCTGAAACGAACCATGAACATCGTGATCATGGCACTTGTTCCTTGTCTTATCTTCGGAATGTTCAATGCGGGTTATCAGCATTATCTGGCTTTAGGAGAGATCAATGCTGTCTCGGGAGGATTCTTTAGTTCAGAATTCTGGACCATGAGCAACTTCTCTGTAGGGGCATGGAAAATATTACCATTAGTTGCTATCTCCTATGGAGTGGGACTGGGGATAGAGTTCTTGTTTGCCGTAATAAAAGGCCATGAAGTAGAAGAGGGCTATCTGGTAACCGGGATGCTGGTGCCTTTAATCGTGCCTGTTGATATTCCATTGTGGATGCTTGTAGTGGCTGTGGCTTTTGGTGTAGTGATCGGGAAAGAGGTGTTTGGCGGAACCGGAATGAATATTTTAAATCCTGCCCTAACCATTAGAGCTTTCTTGTTCTTTGCCTATCCAACATGGATGAGTGGTGATAAAGTTTGGGTGCATGGTGCTGTGGAGAGAGCAGGGACACCAGACGCTATTTCGGGTGAGACAATTCTTGGTAGCCTTGCGCAGAATAAAGCATTCGAATACGATACTATGGATATGCTCTTTGGATTTATACCTGGCTCGGTAGGAGAAACATCCACATTGCTCATCATTCTTGGAGCTCTTATTCTTATTTTCACAAAAATTGGTAGCTGGCGTATAATGCTTTCTTCCATTATCGGGGCTCTTGTGATGGGTTATCTTTTCAATGTAGTAGCTGAGTTGGGATGGATTTCTGAAAGTAGTAAATTCTATAGCCTGATGAGTATCGAATTCTGGAAACACCTTCTTATTGGTGGTCTGGCATTTGGAATCGTTTATATGGCAACAGACCCTGTAACTGCATCTCAAACCAATAAAGGGAAGTGGTTCTATGGATTCCTTATTGGTTTTATTTCGGTGATGATACGAGTGTTCAACCCGGCATATCCCGAAGGTGTAATGCTTGCCATTCTATTGATGAATGTGTTTGCCCCAACGATAGATCACTATGTGCTTCAGGGGAATATAAAGAGAAGAGCGAAACGTTTAAAAGTTAAAACTGCTTAATTATGGCAATTAACACAGAAAAGAATAGTTATACCGTCGTTTTTGCTATCATTATGGTATTGGTAGTAGGATCGCTGCTGGCGGGTCTTGCTAATGGTTTCAAACCTTTGATCAAGGCTAACGAACGTTACGAGAAACAACAAAACATCCTTTATGCCATGGGAGTTCATGAAAATGAAGGTCCTAATGATGTAGTTTTTATCCCTACCGACAGGGTGGAGGCCGAGTTCGCTAAATACATCAAAAAACAATATGTGATCCAGGGCGATAAAGTGATCGAGGATGACCAGGCCTATCTTATAGATATAAAAAAAGAAGCTAATAAAGCGAAAGATGGAAATTACCAGAGAAGGCTGCCACTTTTTGTGGGAGAGAAAGATGGTGAAGAGATCTATGTGATGCCTGTTCGCGGAAAAGGACTTTGGGATGCGATCTGGGGCTTTGTGGCCGTAGACAAGACCATGACCATTAAGGGAGTTTATTTCGATCACAAAGGTGAAACACCGGGTCTGGGTGCAGAGATCAAGCAACGATACTTTATGGATGATTTTACAGGCGAGAAGTTTCTGGATGGTAGTGCCTTCGAAGGTATAACCGTAGCTAAAGGAAACAACGACCCTAAGAATGAAGACAAAACAGATGGAGAGGTAGATGCTTTGGCCGGGGCCACCATAACCGGAGACGGTTTAACTGCTATGCTGAAGAAAGACGTGAGATTATACGTGGACTATTTCAAAAAATTAAATTAATTGTATGGGACTTCTATCTAAAAAAGACAGCAAATTAATACTAGACCCATTAGCAGATAACAACCCAATTACAATACAGGTATTGGGAATTTGTTCTGCTTTGGCGATCACTGCCCAACTGAAACCGTCCATCGTGATGGCGATATCGGTGATCTTTGTGCTAGGGGTAGGAAATGTTATCATCTCCCTGATGAGAAACATCATTCCTTCCAAGATCAGGATTATTGTACAATTGATCGTGGTAGCTACGCTGGTGATCATTGTAGACCAGGTTTTAAAAGCCTTCGCCTACGAATTAAGCAAGGAACTCTCGGTTTTCATCGGACTTATAATCACCAACTGTATCATTATGGGACGTTTTGAGGCTTTTGCACTTGGCAATGGTCCTTGGAAATCGTTTCTGGATGGTGTTGGAAATGCGTTGGGATACGGTATCATCCTTATCATTGTAGGTTTCTTTCGTGAACTTTTAGGTTCCGGAACTCTTTTTGGTTTTAAAGTACTGGGAGATCCAGTAGAGAAGACATTCTTATATTCCATAGGATACGAGAACAACGGTTTTATGGTGCTACCTCCAATGGCCCTTATCGTAGTAGGTATCATTATATGGGTACAAAGAAGCAGGAACAAGGAATTAATCGAAGAAAACTAGTAGCAGCTACTGAAAACATTACACTATGGAACACGTAGAATTATTTTTTAAGTCGGTCTTTGTAGACAACATGGTATTTGCATATTTCCTCGGAATGTGTTCCTACCTGGCTGTTTCGAAAAAGGTGAGCACTGCGGTGGGTTTAGGAGCCGCTGTGATCTTTGTTTTAACGGTTACAGTGCCATTAAACTGGTTACTGGATCAATATATACTTCAGGAAGGTGCATTAAGTTGGTTGGGAGCAGAATTTGCCGAATACGATCTTAGTTTCCTTTCTTTTATTCTCTTTATTGCTACCATTGCTACCATGGTGCAGTTAGTTGAGATCGTAGTTGAACGATTTTCTCCATCTCTATATAATTCACTAGGGATTTTCCTACCACTTATTGCGGTAAACTGTGCAATTCTTGGAGGCTCGTTATTTATGCAGTCGCGGGAGATCGAAAGTTTCACACTCGCGCTAAATTACGGATTCAGTAGTGGGATAGGATGGTTCCTGGCAATTTTAGCGATCGCGGCTATCCGTGAGAAGATCCGTTATTCTAATGTACCGGCTCCCTTAAGAGGCCTCGGAATTACCTTTATCATAACAGGACTTATGGCCATTGGCTTTATGAGTTTTGGAGGAATGCTTACCGGAGGCGATGAAGAAATTGAAGTTTCCGAAGTTAGATCGGCAGAAGTTGAAAAGACTTCAGAATTAAATACAGAAAATATAGCGCAGAACGAAACCTTAGAAGTTTCAGAAATAACACCACAGTAGTATGTTCTTAGCAAGCACATTAGGAGTCATAATAGCAACGGTAGTTGCCTTCCTTGTACTCACATTAGCATTAGTTGCCCTCTTGTTATTCACCAAACAAAAATTGGCTCCATCCGGGCCGGTGAAGATCACGATCAATGAGGAAAAGGTGATCGAAGTACCTTCAGGTGGGACGCTGTTATCAACACTTGGAAATCAGAAGGTATTCTTACCATCTGCCTGTGGAGGTGGAGGTACTTGTATTCAGTGCGAATGTCATGTACTTGAAGGAGGTGGAGAAGCTTTACCAACTGAAACTCCTCATTTTACGAGAAAAGAACTTAAGGCTGGAGCCAGATTAGCTTGTCAGGTTAAAGTAAAACAGGATATGAATATTCATATTCCTGAAGAGGTCTTCGGAATAAAAAAATGGGAAGCGACTGTTGTTCGTAATTACAACGTAGCTTCATTTATCAAGGAATTTGTTGTTGAGATCCCGGAGGATATGAACTATAAGGCCGGGGGTTATATACA includes the following:
- a CDS encoding type IX secretion system plug protein, with protein sequence MGKISLTIILFLTLGAPLFGQAIEIPPPHYIRTVQFKGSTSQSQLPVIRLGERLQLSFDALNGDEEDYYYVITHHNFDWTESDLSKGEFLNGFDDVRIETYENSLNTLQIFSHYYLNIPNRETRAITKSGNYLISIYNDDSELVFSRKFMVLENIVGVSVAVKRSRDLNYIQEKQSVQFSINSPTLQLINPKQNVHVLVMQNNNLKTAITDLKPQYTIGTELIYRYDQESSFWGGNEFLNFDNKDVRAANNGVRSVDLKDLYENYLFTDISRADRPYTYNPDINGNFVVRNINAPDPTIEAEYVVMHFSLQYFEDIGDKELHIYGNFNNWTIDGSTYLKYDEYSDTYKTSRLFKQGFYNYKYVLVDRDGSIDEGAVSGNFWQTENDYTVLVYYRELGGRYDRLIGLGMANSTNITNN
- a CDS encoding Na(+)-translocating NADH-quinone reductase subunit A, translated to MSKDIKIKKGLNIRLKGEAEKTLSNAPRSRTFAIRPSDFHLITPKMVVKEGAKLQAGDTIFYSKDNEPIKFVSPVSGTLTAIERGPKRVITRLLIEGDQQDTFKDFGKLDPGASSAEVIRELLLSAGCWPFIKQRPYDVVARPDSQPKAIFVSGYSTAPLAADLDFTLKGKENELQAALTALSKLTEGVVHVCVGSNDSPLAGMKDVTLHHIKGPHPAGNVGTQIAKIDPVNKGEIVWTVAAQDLVIIGELLLTGKFNAERVIALAGSSVKSPKYYRTRIGSEVSTFVYDSGLEEENVRVISGDVLTGTAISPKGHLGFYNNTVTIIPEGDDYEFFGWNKPVFNKISPSRALTFSWMFPKKKFELNTNTNGEHRAFVVTGNYEEVFPLDIYPLQILKACMVQDLDQMEALGMYEVAPEDFSLTEFICVSKQPHQEIIRKGLDLMYKEIG
- a CDS encoding NADH:ubiquinone reductase (Na(+)-transporting) subunit B; the protein is MGLKQKLHRLKEKYKGTKMAPAFNALHTFLYLPNETTHGGTHVKAADDLKRTMNIVIMALVPCLIFGMFNAGYQHYLALGEINAVSGGFFSSEFWTMSNFSVGAWKILPLVAISYGVGLGIEFLFAVIKGHEVEEGYLVTGMLVPLIVPVDIPLWMLVVAVAFGVVIGKEVFGGTGMNILNPALTIRAFLFFAYPTWMSGDKVWVHGAVERAGTPDAISGETILGSLAQNKAFEYDTMDMLFGFIPGSVGETSTLLIILGALILIFTKIGSWRIMLSSIIGALVMGYLFNVVAELGWISESSKFYSLMSIEFWKHLLIGGLAFGIVYMATDPVTASQTNKGKWFYGFLIGFISVMIRVFNPAYPEGVMLAILLMNVFAPTIDHYVLQGNIKRRAKRLKVKTA
- a CDS encoding Na(+)-translocating NADH-quinone reductase subunit C → MAINTEKNSYTVVFAIIMVLVVGSLLAGLANGFKPLIKANERYEKQQNILYAMGVHENEGPNDVVFIPTDRVEAEFAKYIKKQYVIQGDKVIEDDQAYLIDIKKEANKAKDGNYQRRLPLFVGEKDGEEIYVMPVRGKGLWDAIWGFVAVDKTMTIKGVYFDHKGETPGLGAEIKQRYFMDDFTGEKFLDGSAFEGITVAKGNNDPKNEDKTDGEVDALAGATITGDGLTAMLKKDVRLYVDYFKKLN
- a CDS encoding NADH:ubiquinone reductase (Na(+)-transporting) subunit D; this translates as MGLLSKKDSKLILDPLADNNPITIQVLGICSALAITAQLKPSIVMAISVIFVLGVGNVIISLMRNIIPSKIRIIVQLIVVATLVIIVDQVLKAFAYELSKELSVFIGLIITNCIIMGRFEAFALGNGPWKSFLDGVGNALGYGIILIIVGFFRELLGSGTLFGFKVLGDPVEKTFLYSIGYENNGFMVLPPMALIVVGIIIWVQRSRNKELIEEN
- the nqrE gene encoding NADH:ubiquinone reductase (Na(+)-transporting) subunit E; this translates as MEHVELFFKSVFVDNMVFAYFLGMCSYLAVSKKVSTAVGLGAAVIFVLTVTVPLNWLLDQYILQEGALSWLGAEFAEYDLSFLSFILFIATIATMVQLVEIVVERFSPSLYNSLGIFLPLIAVNCAILGGSLFMQSREIESFTLALNYGFSSGIGWFLAILAIAAIREKIRYSNVPAPLRGLGITFIITGLMAIGFMSFGGMLTGGDEEIEVSEVRSAEVEKTSELNTENIAQNETLEVSEITPQ